A genome region from Bradyrhizobium commune includes the following:
- a CDS encoding MFS transporter: MSQTTTYAGSAGAARSEIETSTIRAISWRLIPFLVLAYFFSYLDRVNLGFAALTMNAELKFTPLIFSWGAGIFFIGYFIFEVPSNLALEKFGASRWIARIMVTWGIISALMALVSGTTSFYVLRFLLGVAEAGFFPGIILYLTYWYPAEYRARFLAAFAVAVPISTVIGAPVSGLLLGLDGAMGLKGWQWLFILEGIPSVLLGIVTWFYLTDKPEKADWLSAEQKAWLKGRLDSEIAAKQAVKHLTLGEALSSPKVIMLSLIYFGFVGALYGMQFWLPQIVKAFGLSNAQTGFVTAIPYVFGTIAMILWARHSDATRERVMHVGAPMILIAIALAISSYLTDPAMTMVALTFAAIGVFCVFGVFWTLPTSWLSGTAAAGAIALINSIGNLAGFGGPYLIGWVKEATGQTSTGLLVLAVLPLIAGILVFVGGHETKHEFVEQGR; this comes from the coding sequence ATGAGCCAGACCACGACCTATGCCGGTTCCGCCGGCGCTGCCAGGTCGGAAATCGAGACCTCGACCATCCGCGCCATCTCCTGGCGCCTGATTCCGTTTCTTGTGCTGGCCTACTTCTTCTCCTATCTCGACCGCGTCAATCTCGGCTTCGCCGCGCTGACCATGAACGCGGAGCTGAAGTTCACGCCGCTGATCTTCTCCTGGGGCGCCGGCATCTTCTTCATTGGCTATTTCATCTTCGAGGTGCCGAGCAATCTGGCGCTGGAGAAGTTCGGCGCGAGCCGCTGGATTGCCCGCATCATGGTGACCTGGGGCATCATCTCGGCGCTGATGGCGCTGGTGAGCGGCACGACGAGCTTCTACGTCCTGCGCTTCCTGCTCGGCGTCGCCGAGGCCGGCTTCTTCCCAGGCATCATCCTCTATCTCACCTATTGGTATCCAGCCGAATATCGCGCCCGCTTCCTCGCGGCTTTCGCCGTCGCCGTGCCGATCTCGACCGTGATCGGCGCGCCGGTCTCGGGCCTGCTGCTCGGGCTCGACGGCGCGATGGGCCTCAAAGGCTGGCAGTGGCTGTTCATCCTCGAGGGCATCCCCTCGGTGCTGCTCGGCATCGTCACCTGGTTCTATCTCACTGACAAGCCGGAGAAGGCAGACTGGCTCTCGGCCGAGCAGAAGGCCTGGCTCAAGGGGCGGCTCGATTCCGAGATCGCCGCCAAGCAGGCCGTGAAGCATCTGACGCTCGGCGAAGCGCTGTCTTCACCGAAGGTGATCATGCTGAGCCTGATCTATTTCGGTTTCGTCGGCGCGCTCTACGGCATGCAGTTCTGGCTGCCGCAGATCGTGAAAGCCTTTGGTCTCAGCAATGCCCAGACCGGTTTCGTCACCGCGATCCCCTATGTGTTCGGCACCATTGCGATGATCCTGTGGGCCCGGCATTCCGACGCCACACGCGAGCGCGTGATGCATGTCGGCGCGCCCATGATCCTGATCGCGATTGCCCTCGCGATCTCCAGCTATCTCACCGATCCCGCCATGACGATGGTGGCGCTGACCTTCGCCGCAATCGGCGTGTTCTGTGTCTTCGGCGTGTTCTGGACCTTGCCGACCTCCTGGCTCTCCGGCACGGCCGCGGCCGGAGCCATCGCGCTGATCAACTCGATCGGCAATCTCGCGGGCTTCGGCGGACCGTATCTGATCGGCTGGGTCAAGGAAGCCACCGGTCAGACCTCGACGGGACTTCTGGTGCTTGCCGTGTTGCCCCTTATCGCCGGCATCCTGGTGTTCGTGGGTGGCCACGAGACCAAGCACGAGTTCGTCGAACAGGGGCGGTAG
- a CDS encoding LacI family DNA-binding transcriptional regulator, whose product MKVRDVAREAGVAVGTVSRVLNDHPTVTPELRERVERAMAHLGYELDVTAQSMRAGRSRLVACIIRDFDIPRFALFIKEAEAVLREAGYTLLLASTTNRPDVEIALLRAFRRRRVDGVMMTLSDEQHQDVRGALSEAAMPVLLIDRDRIEALDRVTADHREGARLATGHLLGLGHRRIAMLVGDTKAFPSRSRVEGFRAAYAAAGIAPDPRLLRDDVLSSEDVYRATASLMSLADPPTALFVAAMDMLGGCLRALRTMGLAVGDRISVVAGSDSDLAELHTPPITAIAWDLAAMGRHAATMLLERMRGDEIERGRGLTVPTELIIRGSSRPFAK is encoded by the coding sequence GTGAAAGTCAGAGACGTCGCCCGGGAGGCTGGCGTCGCGGTCGGCACCGTATCCCGCGTGCTCAACGATCATCCGACGGTGACGCCCGAGCTGCGCGAGCGCGTCGAACGGGCCATGGCGCATCTTGGCTATGAGCTCGATGTCACGGCCCAGAGCATGCGTGCGGGACGGTCGCGGCTCGTCGCCTGCATCATTCGCGATTTCGACATCCCGCGCTTCGCGCTGTTCATCAAGGAGGCCGAAGCGGTCCTGCGCGAGGCCGGTTACACCCTGCTGCTGGCGAGCACGACCAATCGCCCCGACGTCGAGATCGCCCTGCTCCGCGCCTTCCGCAGGCGCCGGGTGGACGGCGTGATGATGACGTTGAGCGACGAGCAGCACCAGGACGTGCGCGGGGCATTGTCGGAGGCGGCGATGCCGGTCCTGCTCATCGACCGCGATCGCATCGAGGCGCTCGATCGCGTCACGGCCGATCATCGCGAGGGCGCGCGCCTCGCAACGGGCCATCTGCTCGGTCTCGGACACCGGCGCATCGCCATGCTGGTCGGCGATACCAAGGCCTTTCCGTCCCGAAGCCGTGTGGAGGGATTTCGTGCGGCGTATGCGGCGGCCGGCATCGCGCCGGATCCACGGCTGCTGCGCGACGATGTGCTATCGAGCGAAGACGTCTATCGGGCCACGGCCTCGCTCATGAGCCTCGCCGATCCGCCGACGGCCCTCTTCGTCGCTGCGATGGACATGCTGGGCGGCTGCCTGCGCGCGTTACGGACGATGGGCCTTGCCGTCGGCGATCGGATTTCAGTGGTGGCCGGCAGCGACTCCGACCTCGCCGAATTGCACACGCCGCCGATTACGGCGATCGCGTGGGATCTGGCGGCGATGGGCCGCCATGCCGCGACCATGCTGTTGGAGCGGATGCGAGGCGACGAGATCGAGCGCGGTCGTGGTCTCACCGTGCCGACGGAGCTGATCATTCGCGGGTCGAGCCGGCCGTTTGCGAAGTGA
- a CDS encoding efflux RND transporter permease subunit → MKRFNLSAWAVSHPTLVLFLMLVLGVAGFFSYQKLGRAEDPFFTVKVVNVSVLWPGATAQEMQAQVADPIEKKIQELPYFEKVQTYSKPGFTALQVTFRDSTPPKDVPYLFYLLRKKLVDVQGQLPSGILGPVVNDEFSDVDSILYMMTGDGADYAQLKKVAEGFRQRLLKVPGVTKVDMYGNQDERIFVEFSHAKLATLGITPQALFDSLAKQNNVTPAGTVETSSQRVPLRVTGALDGAKAVAETPVESNGRVFRLGDIATVTHGYVDPPSFVVRQEGKAAIGIGVVTAKGANILELGKDVEKATAEFMKAVPQGIDVNLIADQPKVVEHAVGEFVHSFMEALVIVLFVSFLALGWRTGIVVAMSVPLVLGIVFIVMNTMSLDLHRITLGALIIALGLLVDDAIIAVEMMVVKMEQGWDRMRAASFAWESTAFPMLTGTLVTAAGFLPIGFANSAVGEYAGSIFWIVAIALVASWFVAVIFTPYIGVKLLPELKAHHNHDPHAVYETRMYRGLRAIVQWCVNHRITVVVATVGVFIASIVGFGHVQQQFFPLSERPELFLQLRLPEGTAFNVTEKAVKKAETLLKDDKDIETYTAYVGQGSPRFWLGLNPQLPNEAFAEIVIVAKGVEARERVKAKIEGAVADGMLTEARVRVDRFNFGPPVGFPVQFRVIGPDANKVREIAYQVRDVMRENKNVKDVQLDWNEQSPYLKLVVDQDRARAMGLTPQDVSQALSLLISGAQVTTIRDGIEKVGVVARAVPSERLDLGGVGDLTITSKNGVAVPLQQIAKIEYSHEEPIMWRRNRDMAITVRSDVIDGVQAPDVTNQITPKLQAIKDSLEPAYRIEPGGAFEESAKGNASIFILFPLMVMVMLTLLMIQLQSFSRLFLVFLTAPLGIVGASLGLNVANAPFGFVALLGLIALAGMIMRNTVILVDQIETDVSHGLTRREAIVEATVRRARPVVLTALAAILAMIPLSRSAFWGPMAITIMGGLFVATFLTLLYLPGLYALWFRKSLDEAGTPEQPAASQHGSDDHSAIPLAEAAE, encoded by the coding sequence ATGAAGCGCTTCAACCTTTCGGCCTGGGCCGTCAGCCATCCGACGCTGGTCCTGTTCCTGATGCTCGTGCTCGGCGTCGCCGGCTTCTTCTCCTATCAGAAGCTCGGTCGCGCCGAGGATCCGTTCTTCACGGTGAAGGTGGTCAACGTCTCGGTGCTGTGGCCGGGCGCGACCGCGCAGGAGATGCAGGCGCAGGTCGCCGATCCCATCGAGAAGAAGATCCAGGAGCTGCCCTATTTCGAGAAGGTGCAGACCTATTCGAAGCCCGGCTTCACCGCGCTCCAGGTCACCTTCCGCGATTCCACGCCGCCCAAGGACGTGCCGTATCTGTTCTATCTGCTGCGCAAGAAGCTGGTCGACGTGCAGGGCCAGCTGCCCTCCGGCATTCTCGGACCCGTCGTCAACGACGAGTTCTCCGACGTCGATTCCATCCTCTACATGATGACCGGCGACGGCGCTGACTATGCTCAGCTCAAGAAGGTCGCCGAAGGTTTCCGCCAGCGCCTCCTCAAGGTGCCGGGCGTGACCAAGGTCGACATGTATGGCAACCAGGATGAGCGCATCTTCGTCGAGTTCAGCCACGCCAAGCTCGCCACGCTGGGCATCACGCCGCAGGCGCTGTTCGATTCGCTTGCCAAGCAGAACAACGTGACGCCGGCCGGCACGGTCGAGACCTCGTCGCAGCGCGTGCCGCTGCGCGTCACCGGTGCGCTCGACGGCGCCAAGGCGGTGGCCGAGACCCCGGTCGAGAGCAATGGCCGCGTGTTCCGCCTCGGCGATATCGCCACCGTCACCCATGGCTATGTCGATCCGCCGAGCTTCGTCGTGCGCCAGGAAGGCAAGGCCGCGATCGGCATCGGCGTCGTCACCGCCAAGGGCGCCAACATCCTCGAGCTCGGCAAGGACGTCGAGAAGGCGACCGCCGAATTCATGAAGGCCGTGCCGCAGGGCATCGACGTCAACCTGATCGCCGACCAGCCCAAGGTGGTCGAGCATGCGGTGGGCGAGTTCGTGCACTCCTTCATGGAAGCGCTCGTCATCGTGCTGTTCGTCTCGTTCCTGGCCCTCGGCTGGCGCACCGGCATCGTGGTCGCGATGTCTGTGCCGCTGGTGCTCGGCATCGTCTTCATCGTCATGAACACCATGTCGCTCGACCTGCACCGCATCACGCTGGGTGCGCTGATCATCGCGCTCGGTCTTCTCGTGGATGACGCCATCATCGCGGTCGAGATGATGGTGGTGAAGATGGAGCAGGGCTGGGACCGCATGCGCGCGGCGTCCTTTGCCTGGGAATCCACTGCGTTTCCGATGCTCACGGGAACGCTGGTCACGGCCGCTGGCTTCCTCCCCATCGGCTTTGCCAATTCCGCGGTCGGCGAATATGCCGGCAGCATCTTCTGGATCGTGGCGATCGCGCTGGTCGCCTCCTGGTTCGTCGCGGTGATCTTCACGCCCTATATCGGCGTCAAGCTGCTGCCGGAGCTGAAGGCACACCACAATCACGATCCGCATGCGGTCTACGAGACCCGTATGTACCGTGGCCTGCGCGCCATCGTGCAATGGTGCGTCAACCACCGCATCACGGTGGTGGTCGCGACCGTCGGCGTGTTCATCGCCTCGATCGTCGGCTTCGGCCACGTCCAGCAGCAGTTCTTCCCGCTGTCGGAGCGGCCCGAGCTGTTCCTCCAGCTGCGCCTGCCCGAGGGCACTGCCTTCAACGTCACCGAGAAGGCAGTGAAGAAGGCCGAGACGCTGCTCAAGGACGACAAGGATATCGAGACCTATACCGCCTATGTCGGCCAGGGCTCGCCGCGCTTCTGGCTCGGCCTCAATCCGCAGTTGCCGAACGAGGCCTTTGCCGAGATCGTCATCGTCGCCAAGGGCGTCGAGGCACGCGAGCGCGTCAAGGCCAAGATCGAGGGTGCGGTTGCCGACGGCATGCTGACGGAAGCACGCGTGCGCGTCGACCGCTTCAATTTCGGTCCGCCGGTCGGTTTCCCCGTGCAGTTCCGCGTGATCGGTCCCGACGCCAACAAGGTGCGCGAGATCGCCTACCAGGTCCGCGACGTCATGCGCGAGAACAAGAACGTCAAGGACGTCCAGCTCGACTGGAACGAGCAGTCGCCCTACCTCAAGCTGGTCGTCGACCAGGATCGCGCCCGTGCCATGGGCCTGACCCCGCAGGACGTGTCGCAGGCGCTGTCGTTGCTGATCTCCGGCGCGCAGGTCACGACCATCCGCGACGGCATCGAGAAGGTCGGCGTGGTCGCCCGCGCGGTCCCGTCCGAGCGCCTCGACCTCGGCGGCGTCGGCGATCTCACCATCACCTCGAAGAACGGCGTGGCCGTACCACTCCAGCAGATCGCCAAGATCGAGTACTCCCACGAGGAGCCGATCATGTGGCGGCGCAACCGCGACATGGCGATCACCGTGCGCTCCGACGTTATCGACGGCGTGCAGGCGCCCGACGTCACCAACCAGATCACGCCCAAACTCCAGGCCATCAAGGACAGCCTCGAGCCGGCCTATCGCATCGAGCCGGGCGGCGCGTTCGAGGAATCCGCCAAGGGCAACGCCTCGATCTTCATCCTCTTCCCGCTGATGGTCATGGTGATGCTGACGCTGCTGATGATTCAGCTCCAGAGCTTCTCGCGCCTGTTCCTGGTGTTCCTGACCGCACCGCTCGGCATCGTCGGTGCCTCGCTCGGCCTCAACGTGGCCAACGCCCCGTTCGGCTTCGTGGCGCTGCTCGGCCTGATCGCGCTCGCCGGCATGATCATGCGCAACACGGTGATCCTGGTCGATCAGATCGAAACCGACGTGTCCCACGGCCTGACCCGCCGCGAGGCGATCGTGGAAGCGACCGTCCGCCGCGCCCGCCCGGTGGTCCTCACGGCGCTCGCCGCGATTCTCGCCATGATCCCGCTGTCGCGCTCGGCTTTCTGGGGCCCGATGGCGATCACGATCATGGGTGGCCTGTTCGTCGCGACATTCCTGACGCTTCTGTACCTGCCGGGCCTCTATGCCCTGTGGTTCAGGAAGAGCCTGGACGAGGCTGGTACGCCCGAACAGCCTGCTGCGTCGCAGCATGGCAGCGATGACCATTCAGCAATTCCGCTTGCTGAAGCGGCTGAATAA
- a CDS encoding efflux RND transporter periplasmic adaptor subunit — translation MFVRSVLSSYSRLLAGVSLALMAASLAGCNDTVAQKAEPPRPVLVATAHYDAETPERSFVGTVRPRIESDLGFRVAGKVAKRLVEVGQTVEIGQPLATLDEVDLKLQAEQAVAEQTAATGVLAQAAAAEQRAKDLKAKGWTTDAAMDSSRAAADEARARLDRAVRSVELTKNSLSYATLNADARGVVTATLIEPGQVVAAGQTSIRVARFAEKEAVVAIPETLVGRAKSGAASVTLWSEPGKKYTAKLREIAPTADSATRTYLAKFSLPEADDKVALGMTATLTLSDAATERVARLPLSALFNEGGKPSFYVVDDNGAVALKPVVVKSYESNDVVVTSGVEEGAKIVALGVQKLDPSQKVRIVSSLSF, via the coding sequence ATGTTCGTCCGGTCCGTTTTGTCGAGCTATTCCAGGCTCTTGGCAGGTGTGTCGCTGGCCCTGATGGCAGCCTCCCTGGCCGGATGCAACGATACCGTGGCGCAAAAAGCCGAGCCGCCGCGGCCGGTCCTGGTCGCGACCGCCCATTATGATGCCGAGACCCCGGAGCGCAGCTTCGTGGGTACGGTCAGGCCCCGGATCGAGAGTGACTTGGGGTTCCGAGTCGCGGGTAAAGTTGCGAAACGCCTGGTGGAAGTCGGCCAGACCGTCGAGATCGGCCAGCCACTCGCCACCCTCGATGAGGTCGATCTGAAACTCCAGGCTGAGCAGGCCGTCGCCGAGCAGACCGCCGCGACCGGTGTGCTGGCGCAGGCCGCCGCTGCCGAGCAGCGTGCCAAGGATCTGAAAGCCAAGGGCTGGACCACGGATGCGGCGATGGATTCGAGCCGCGCCGCCGCCGACGAGGCCCGCGCGCGCCTCGACCGCGCCGTCCGCTCGGTCGAGCTGACCAAGAACTCCCTTTCCTACGCGACGCTCAACGCCGACGCCCGTGGCGTCGTCACCGCAACGCTGATCGAGCCCGGCCAGGTCGTTGCCGCAGGCCAGACCTCGATCCGCGTCGCCCGCTTTGCCGAGAAGGAAGCGGTCGTCGCGATCCCTGAGACGCTGGTCGGACGTGCCAAGTCGGGCGCCGCCAGCGTCACTCTTTGGTCGGAGCCGGGCAAGAAATATACGGCCAAGCTGCGCGAGATCGCGCCCACAGCGGACTCCGCCACGCGCACCTATCTCGCAAAATTCTCGCTGCCCGAAGCCGACGACAAGGTCGCACTCGGCATGACCGCGACGCTGACGCTGTCGGATGCCGCAACCGAGCGCGTCGCGCGGCTGCCACTGTCGGCGCTGTTCAACGAAGGCGGCAAGCCGTCCTTCTACGTCGTCGACGACAATGGCGCGGTCGCGCTGAAGCCGGTCGTGGTGAAGTCTTACGAGAGCAACGACGTCGTCGTCACCAGCGGTGTCGAAGAGGGTGCCAAGATCGTCGCCCTCGGCGTGCAGAAGCTTGATCCGAGCCAGAAGGTTCGGATCGTGTCGTCACTGTCGTTCTGA
- a CDS encoding flavin reductase family protein has product MIDKDLHFYEPSKGHGLKHDPFNAIIAPRPIGWISSRDTKGHVNLAPYSFFNAFCYVPPIIGFSSTHWKDSVENIQQTGEFVWNLATMDLAKHMNATAAHVAPEVDEFEIAGLTAVPGKLVNVPRVGESPVAFECKVSDIVRLKGANGKEADAWLTLGEVVAVHIDKAMIKDGVYQTAAARPIVRAGRRGDYFEIKPENMFEMVRPD; this is encoded by the coding sequence GTGATCGATAAAGACCTCCACTTCTACGAGCCCTCCAAGGGCCACGGCCTCAAGCACGATCCCTTCAATGCCATCATCGCGCCACGGCCGATCGGCTGGATCTCCTCCCGCGACACCAAGGGCCACGTCAATCTCGCACCCTACAGCTTCTTCAACGCCTTCTGCTACGTGCCGCCGATCATCGGCTTCTCTTCCACCCACTGGAAGGACTCGGTCGAGAACATCCAGCAGACCGGCGAGTTCGTCTGGAATCTCGCCACCATGGATCTCGCCAAGCACATGAACGCGACCGCCGCGCATGTTGCGCCCGAGGTCGACGAGTTCGAGATCGCGGGGCTGACCGCTGTGCCCGGCAAGCTCGTCAACGTGCCGCGGGTCGGTGAGAGCCCGGTCGCCTTCGAGTGCAAGGTCTCCGACATCGTCCGCCTCAAGGGCGCCAACGGCAAGGAGGCCGACGCCTGGCTGACGCTCGGCGAGGTCGTCGCCGTCCACATCGACAAGGCCATGATCAAGGACGGCGTCTATCAGACCGCCGCCGCCCGCCCGATCGTGCGCGCCGGCCGCCGCGGCGACTATTTCGAGATCAAGCCGGAAAACATGTTCGAGATGGTCCGGCCGGACTAG
- a CDS encoding acyl-CoA dehydrogenase: MSFRRDTITKPIFSWARGVLPSMSDTEREAIEAGDVWWDADLFTGNPDWWKLLKVPQATLTDEERAFLNGPVDELCAMLDEWKIFWEWRDLPQDVWSFIKREKLFGMIIPKEFGGLGFSPYAHSEIVRKISTRSIAAAVTVMVPNSLGPGELLMRFGTKEQQERWLPRLADGRDIPCFGLTSPEAGSDAAAMLDTGIICKGIFEGREVTGLRLNWHKRYITLGPVATLLGLAFKAYDPAHLVGDQEELGISAALIPTNLPGVEIGHRHLPAMQVFQNGPNWGRDVFIPLDYVIGGQERLGQGWKMLVTALAAGRGISLPSLSAAGAAYAARTTGAYARIREQFGISISKFEGVEEPLARIVATAYQLDAARRLTCAALNAEIHPAVISGIMKLHATERMRIAVDDAMDIHGGKAVIDGPQNYLGNLHRAVPVGITVEGANILTRNFIVFGQGAIRAHPYLLDEMNALADADRERGLTAFDTVFWKHVGHSFQNLFRAFGRSWTFGMFAPAPDAGDATQFYRQLSRYSSAFALCADMALLTLGGALKRKEMLSARFGDILSELYLLSAALKRWQDEGRQKEDFAALEWCMASGFKTIENRLAEILANLPNRFVAGILKLVVQPFGARVLGPSDRVVHQCASLVLEPSAVRDRFTPGMAHVDDDGGFARLERAFKLVAATDAIAKRMRAAHIRDWKEAVAKGVITQAEGEQLAVAHEAVKKVVEVDDFAPEALSPIYKKTGDVHQFFQELGEQRAAS; encoded by the coding sequence ATGAGCTTCCGCCGCGACACCATCACGAAGCCGATCTTCTCCTGGGCGCGCGGCGTGCTGCCGTCGATGTCCGACACCGAGCGCGAGGCGATCGAGGCCGGCGACGTCTGGTGGGATGCCGATCTCTTCACCGGCAATCCCGACTGGTGGAAGCTTTTGAAGGTGCCGCAGGCGACGCTCACCGATGAGGAGCGGGCCTTCCTCAACGGTCCAGTCGACGAGCTCTGCGCCATGCTCGACGAGTGGAAGATTTTTTGGGAATGGCGCGACCTGCCGCAAGACGTGTGGTCTTTCATCAAGCGCGAAAAACTCTTCGGCATGATCATTCCGAAGGAATTTGGCGGCCTCGGCTTTTCGCCCTACGCGCATTCGGAAATCGTGCGCAAGATCTCGACCCGCTCGATCGCGGCCGCCGTCACCGTGATGGTGCCGAACTCGCTCGGGCCCGGAGAGCTTTTGATGCGCTTCGGCACGAAGGAGCAGCAGGAGCGTTGGCTGCCGCGGCTCGCTGACGGCCGCGACATTCCCTGCTTCGGCCTTACCAGCCCCGAGGCCGGCTCCGACGCCGCCGCGATGCTCGACACCGGCATCATCTGCAAGGGCATTTTTGAAGGTCGCGAGGTCACAGGCCTCAGGCTCAACTGGCACAAGCGCTACATCACGCTCGGTCCCGTCGCGACGCTGCTGGGTCTCGCCTTCAAGGCCTATGATCCCGCCCACCTCGTGGGGGATCAGGAAGAGCTCGGGATCAGCGCTGCGCTGATCCCGACCAATCTGCCCGGCGTCGAGATCGGCCATCGCCATCTGCCGGCGATGCAGGTGTTCCAGAACGGCCCGAACTGGGGCCGCGATGTCTTCATTCCGCTGGACTATGTCATTGGCGGCCAGGAGCGCCTCGGGCAGGGCTGGAAGATGCTGGTGACGGCGCTCGCCGCCGGCCGCGGTATCTCGCTGCCGTCGCTGTCGGCGGCAGGTGCCGCCTATGCCGCGCGCACCACCGGTGCCTATGCCCGCATCCGCGAGCAGTTCGGCATCTCCATCTCCAAGTTCGAGGGCGTCGAGGAGCCGCTCGCGCGCATCGTTGCCACCGCCTACCAGCTCGACGCGGCGCGGCGGCTCACTTGCGCGGCGCTGAATGCCGAAATTCATCCCGCCGTGATCTCCGGCATCATGAAGCTGCACGCGACCGAGCGGATGCGGATCGCGGTTGACGACGCCATGGACATTCATGGCGGCAAGGCTGTGATCGACGGGCCGCAAAACTATCTCGGCAATCTGCATCGCGCCGTGCCTGTCGGCATCACGGTGGAGGGCGCCAACATCCTGACACGCAATTTCATTGTGTTCGGCCAAGGCGCTATCCGCGCCCATCCCTATCTGCTCGACGAGATGAATGCCTTGGCCGACGCCGATCGCGAGCGTGGGCTCACCGCTTTCGACACGGTATTCTGGAAACATGTCGGCCACAGTTTTCAGAACCTGTTCCGCGCCTTCGGCCGGAGCTGGACCTTTGGCATGTTTGCGCCGGCACCGGATGCGGGCGATGCGACGCAATTCTATCGTCAGCTCTCGCGCTATTCATCGGCCTTCGCGCTGTGCGCCGACATGGCGCTGCTCACGCTCGGCGGTGCGCTCAAGCGCAAGGAGATGCTGTCGGCGCGCTTCGGCGATATCCTCTCCGAGCTCTATCTGCTCTCGGCCGCGCTGAAACGCTGGCAAGACGAGGGCCGGCAGAAGGAGGACTTTGCCGCGCTCGAATGGTGCATGGCGTCCGGCTTCAAGACCATCGAGAACAGGTTGGCGGAAATCCTCGCCAATCTGCCCAACCGCTTCGTCGCCGGCATTCTCAAGCTCGTGGTCCAGCCCTTTGGCGCCCGCGTGCTTGGCCCCTCCGACCGCGTGGTGCACCAATGCGCAAGCCTCGTGCTGGAGCCCTCGGCCGTGCGCGACCGCTTCACGCCAGGTATGGCCCATGTCGACGACGACGGCGGCTTCGCCCGGCTGGAGCGCGCGTTCAAGCTGGTGGCGGCCACCGATGCGATCGCCAAGCGCATGCGCGCCGCGCATATCCGTGACTGGAAGGAGGCGGTCGCCAAGGGCGTGATCACGCAGGCCGAGGGCGAACAGCTTGCAGTTGCTCACGAGGCCGTCAAAAAAGTCGTCGAGGTCGATGATTTCGCGCCGGAGGCGCTGTCGCCGATTTACAAGAAAACCGGCGACGTGCATCAGTTCTTCCAGGAACTCGGTGAACAGAGGGCGGCGAGCTAA
- a CDS encoding TetR/AcrR family transcriptional regulator: MALISEHIEGDTRDRILEVAERLFRLIGYQKTTVGDIAKELRMSPANVYRFFESKKAIHQAVARSLMGEVELEAQRIVAKPGPVLERFRELLTTIHRMNTERYVGDNKLHEMVEIAMQEDWEVCVAHMELITTSIGQMIAQGAASGEFEAPDLELASMCACTAMMRFFHPQMIAQCATKPGPTIDQMIDFVIAGLSPRH; the protein is encoded by the coding sequence ATGGCCCTGATTTCGGAACATATCGAAGGCGACACCCGGGACCGTATCCTCGAGGTGGCCGAGCGGCTGTTCCGCCTGATCGGCTATCAGAAGACCACGGTCGGCGACATCGCCAAGGAGCTCAGGATGAGCCCCGCCAACGTCTATCGCTTCTTCGAATCGAAGAAGGCGATTCACCAGGCGGTGGCCCGTTCGCTGATGGGCGAGGTCGAGCTCGAGGCACAGCGGATCGTGGCCAAGCCCGGTCCGGTGCTGGAGCGATTCCGCGAGCTGCTCACCACCATCCATCGCATGAACACCGAGCGTTATGTCGGCGACAACAAGCTGCATGAGATGGTCGAGATCGCGATGCAGGAGGACTGGGAGGTCTGTGTCGCCCATATGGAGCTGATCACCACCTCGATCGGCCAGATGATCGCGCAGGGTGCGGCCTCCGGCGAGTTCGAGGCCCCGGACCTGGAGCTGGCCTCCATGTGCGCCTGCACCGCGATGATGCGCTTCTTCCACCCCCAGATGATCGCCCAGTGCGCCACCAAGCCGGGCCCGACCATCGACCAGATGATCGATTTCGTCATCGCGGGTCTGTCGCCGCGCCACTGA
- a CDS encoding DUF2809 domain-containing protein, producing the protein MRGAQPDKSIAPLRTSLLRAALALVVIACGLSLRWYGFPLGLPAFVVKYGGSLLWATMVLLLVGVLLPRLTRTQIAAIAAAIAIVVEFSRLVHAPWLDAFRLTTAGALLLGRIFSLWNLVAYAAGIAIGLWLTSQTAGSTRE; encoded by the coding sequence ATGCGCGGGGCGCAACCAGACAAATCGATTGCGCCGCTCCGGACATCGCTGCTCCGCGCCGCCCTCGCGCTGGTCGTGATCGCCTGCGGCCTGTCCCTGCGCTGGTACGGTTTTCCGCTCGGCCTTCCCGCGTTCGTGGTGAAGTATGGCGGCTCGTTGTTGTGGGCGACGATGGTGCTTTTGCTGGTCGGGGTTCTGCTGCCGCGGCTAACTCGGACGCAGATTGCCGCCATCGCGGCCGCGATTGCGATCGTGGTGGAGTTCTCCCGGCTGGTGCATGCGCCGTGGCTGGACGCGTTCCGGCTGACAACCGCCGGCGCGCTGCTGCTGGGGCGCATCTTCTCGCTGTGGAATTTGGTGGCGTATGCGGCCGGGATTGCGATTGGCCTTTGGCTCACTTCGCAAACGGCCGGCTCGACCCGCGAATGA